Proteins from one Salinispora arenicola genomic window:
- the ptsP gene encoding phosphoenolpyruvate--protein phosphotransferase, with protein MAELLRGIGVSPGSAAGPAYRMSPPPPPPEPVAVVDPDAEVDRAVAALSTVAADLTRRAEGAAARAAADVLRAQAMMAQDPELSAAVVAQVRAGASAPVAVDRALAVHREAFLAAGGYLAERVTDLDDIRDRVVAACLGLPPPGIPDPGHPFVLIARDLAPADTAGLDPEQVLALVTEDGGPTSHTAILARAAGLPAVVRCPGAMAVADGVEVTVDGSTGQVAVGVDHDTVIATRVSEQRRRRRLATTRGPGRTADGHPVALYGNIGSAEDVDGELEGVGLFRTELLYLHRTDPPGRDEQVAAYAEVFAALPGRRVIVRTLDAGADKPLPFLAAGEEPNPALGVRGLRLARRRADVLHLQLEAIAQAARDTAAEVWVMAPMVATVAEAAWFVAACRDAGLPTAGAMVEVPAAALRARSLLSVVDFLSIGTNDLSQYTFAADRQCGDLADLLDPAQPALLELISGCAAAGMAAGKPVGVCGEAAADPRIAPVLVGLGVTSLSMAPRAVPEVREALAAHTLADCRQLAAEALSAAGTAPLTVP; from the coding sequence ATGGCTGAGCTACTGCGTGGCATCGGCGTCAGCCCGGGGAGCGCAGCCGGCCCGGCGTACCGGATGAGCCCACCACCACCACCGCCCGAGCCGGTCGCAGTGGTTGATCCGGACGCCGAGGTCGACCGGGCGGTGGCCGCGCTGAGTACCGTGGCCGCGGACCTGACTCGCCGTGCCGAGGGTGCGGCAGCCCGGGCGGCGGCCGATGTTCTGCGGGCACAGGCGATGATGGCGCAGGATCCGGAGCTGTCGGCCGCTGTGGTTGCGCAGGTGCGGGCCGGGGCCAGCGCACCGGTCGCCGTCGACCGGGCGCTGGCCGTGCACCGGGAGGCGTTCCTGGCCGCAGGGGGCTATCTCGCCGAGCGCGTCACCGATCTGGACGATATTCGGGACCGGGTCGTCGCCGCCTGCCTGGGGCTGCCGCCACCCGGTATCCCCGATCCGGGCCACCCGTTTGTGCTGATCGCCCGTGACCTCGCGCCGGCGGACACCGCCGGCCTGGATCCGGAGCAGGTGCTGGCGCTGGTCACCGAGGACGGTGGGCCGACCAGCCACACCGCGATTCTGGCCCGAGCCGCTGGCCTACCGGCTGTGGTCCGGTGCCCCGGTGCGATGGCCGTTGCCGACGGGGTCGAGGTCACCGTCGACGGCTCGACCGGGCAGGTCGCGGTGGGCGTGGATCACGACACCGTCATCGCCACCCGGGTCTCCGAGCAGCGGCGTCGGCGACGACTCGCCACGACGCGGGGGCCCGGCCGCACCGCCGACGGCCACCCCGTGGCCCTGTACGGCAACATCGGCTCGGCTGAGGATGTGGACGGTGAGCTGGAAGGCGTCGGCCTGTTCCGGACCGAACTGCTCTACCTGCATCGCACCGATCCGCCCGGACGCGACGAGCAGGTAGCCGCCTACGCCGAGGTCTTCGCCGCGCTCCCCGGGCGCAGAGTCATCGTGCGGACCCTCGACGCCGGTGCCGACAAGCCCCTGCCCTTCCTCGCGGCCGGTGAGGAACCGAACCCGGCGCTGGGCGTACGCGGCCTGCGGTTGGCCCGGCGGCGGGCGGACGTGCTCCATCTCCAGCTCGAGGCGATCGCACAGGCGGCCAGGGACACGGCAGCCGAGGTGTGGGTGATGGCGCCGATGGTGGCGACGGTCGCGGAGGCCGCCTGGTTCGTCGCCGCCTGCCGGGACGCCGGCCTTCCCACAGCGGGAGCGATGGTCGAGGTGCCGGCGGCAGCCCTGCGGGCCCGCTCGTTGCTGTCGGTGGTGGATTTCCTCAGCATCGGCACCAACGACCTGAGCCAGTACACCTTCGCCGCCGACCGGCAGTGTGGCGACCTGGCCGACCTGCTCGACCCGGCACAGCCCGCGTTGCTCGAACTCATCTCCGGCTGTGCCGCCGCCGGCATGGCCGCCGGCAAACCGGTCGGTGTCTGTGGCGAGGCCGCGGCCGACCCGAGGATCGCGCCGGTGCTCGTCGGCCTTGGCGTGACCAGCCTGTCCATGGCCCCACGGGCAGTGCCCGAGGTGCGGGAGGCGCTCGCCGCCCACACACTCGCCGACTGTCGGCAACTCGCCGCCGAGGCGTTGTCCGCGGCCGGCACCGCACCGCTCACCGTCCCCTGA
- a CDS encoding HPr family phosphocarrier protein, with product MPTRTVTVGATSGLHARPAALFVAAAAAQSVPVTIRTSDKPPVPARSLLSVLALGAKHGTEVTLEADGPTADAALDALATLLARDLDSDDESPDHG from the coding sequence ATGCCCACCCGTACCGTTACGGTCGGTGCGACCAGTGGCCTGCACGCCCGGCCCGCCGCCCTGTTCGTCGCTGCCGCCGCGGCTCAATCTGTCCCGGTGACCATCCGGACCAGCGACAAGCCTCCCGTCCCTGCCCGCAGCCTGCTGTCCGTGCTGGCCCTGGGCGCCAAGCACGGCACCGAGGTCACCCTCGAAGCTGACGGTCCCACGGCCGACGCCGCCCTCGACGCGCTCGCCACGCTGCTCGCCCGTGACCTCGACTCCGATGACGAGTCACCGGACCATGGCTGA
- a CDS encoding zinc-dependent dehydrogenase: MKVVRFHAPGDVRIEDAPEPTPGRGEVKLRVRNCSTCGTDVKISRFGHHHIVPPRVMGHEIAGEVVEVGAAVDGWSPGDRVQVIAAIPCGQCGECQQGRRTVCPNQESMGYHYDGGFAEYLVVPSKVLAVDGLNRIPDGVSYAEASVAEPLACVLNGQNLAQVGAGDDVVVIGSGPIGCLHVRLARARGARNVVLVDLNQDRLSQAAALVAPDATICAADTDPVDAVLKFTNGRGADVIITAAASGAAQEQAVQMAARQGRISLFGGLPKDRPVIGLDANLVHYRELTLVGANGSSPAHNAEALRLIASGEVPVADLITHRLPLDGAIDAFELVATGEAIKVTIEP; encoded by the coding sequence ATGAAGGTCGTACGCTTCCACGCTCCCGGTGACGTCCGGATCGAGGACGCCCCCGAGCCCACTCCCGGGCGGGGAGAGGTGAAGCTTCGCGTCCGTAACTGTTCCACCTGCGGGACCGATGTGAAGATCTCCCGGTTCGGCCACCATCACATCGTGCCGCCCCGCGTGATGGGGCACGAGATCGCCGGCGAGGTGGTGGAGGTCGGCGCCGCAGTGGACGGCTGGTCGCCCGGCGACCGGGTCCAGGTCATCGCCGCCATTCCCTGCGGGCAGTGCGGCGAGTGCCAGCAGGGTCGCCGGACGGTCTGCCCCAACCAGGAGTCGATGGGCTACCACTACGACGGTGGGTTCGCCGAGTATCTCGTGGTGCCGAGCAAAGTGCTCGCCGTCGACGGGCTCAACCGTATCCCGGACGGGGTCAGCTACGCCGAAGCGTCGGTCGCCGAACCGCTGGCGTGCGTCCTCAACGGGCAGAACCTCGCTCAGGTCGGTGCCGGGGACGACGTGGTGGTGATCGGCTCCGGCCCGATCGGCTGTCTGCACGTACGGCTGGCCCGGGCCCGGGGTGCCAGGAATGTGGTCCTGGTCGACCTCAACCAGGACCGGCTCAGTCAGGCCGCGGCGCTGGTCGCGCCAGACGCGACGATCTGCGCGGCCGACACCGACCCGGTCGACGCCGTGCTCAAGTTCACCAACGGGCGCGGCGCCGACGTCATCATCACCGCCGCGGCCTCCGGCGCCGCTCAGGAACAGGCCGTCCAGATGGCCGCCCGGCAGGGCCGGATCAGCCTCTTCGGTGGGCTGCCGAAGGACCGGCCAGTCATCGGCCTGGACGCCAACCTGGTGCACTACCGGGAGCTGACGCTGGTCGGCGCGAACGGGTCGAGCCCCGCCCACAACGCCGAGGCGCTGCGCCTCATCGCCTCCGGTGAGGTGCCGGTCGCCGACCTCATTACCCACCGGTTGCCGCTGGACGGCGCCATCGACGCCTTCGAACTGGTCGCCACCGGTGAGGCGATCAAGGTGACGATCGAGCCCTGA